A stretch of Metabacillus sp. FJAT-52054 DNA encodes these proteins:
- a CDS encoding Ger(x)C family spore germination protein: MNRIVQLSILFLFLVSQTGCIQKEIIDDVNIILASGYDATEDGEITGTVIVPVYQKQQPVTSEILEEKAVLSRDLLTNLQRKSSDPLVYGKLQVALFGVDLAKKGFKDLLDSLQRDASVGSRVYLAVARESASEILKGQYGIRGTAVYLSNLIRHNIESRDLSRENLHLFLYNMYDKGKDAYLPILELSGKDELEITGVALFNEDRMVSEVPSDKMIFFKLLTDQYMEGTYTMNLEDGVKVSVKSITSHKKLRMASKDIVKIDIKLEGHIREYTGSKITPEVIKKVESEFKDTVEKECLSMMEHFQELDIDPIGIGDQASHTFRNFKIDQWKKQYPNIKTEVKAEIIVNESGVIE, translated from the coding sequence ATGAACAGAATCGTTCAGCTTTCGATCCTTTTTCTTTTTCTCGTCAGTCAAACCGGATGTATACAAAAAGAAATTATCGATGACGTGAACATCATCCTTGCTTCAGGGTATGACGCAACTGAAGATGGGGAAATAACCGGAACCGTAATTGTCCCCGTTTATCAAAAGCAGCAGCCTGTAACAAGTGAAATACTAGAGGAGAAGGCGGTTCTTTCAAGGGATTTACTGACCAACCTTCAGCGTAAATCTTCAGATCCGCTGGTTTATGGCAAGCTTCAAGTGGCTCTGTTCGGAGTAGATCTGGCCAAGAAAGGGTTCAAAGATCTGCTTGATTCACTGCAAAGGGATGCAAGTGTAGGATCGAGGGTATACCTCGCAGTTGCTAGAGAAAGCGCTTCAGAAATTTTAAAAGGCCAATATGGAATTCGCGGAACCGCTGTATATTTGAGCAATTTAATTCGGCACAATATTGAAAGCAGGGACTTATCGAGGGAGAACCTCCATTTGTTCTTGTACAATATGTATGACAAGGGAAAGGATGCTTATCTTCCCATCCTTGAACTCTCAGGCAAGGATGAACTGGAAATCACCGGAGTGGCTCTATTTAATGAGGATCGTATGGTATCTGAAGTTCCGAGCGATAAAATGATTTTCTTTAAACTTCTGACAGATCAATATATGGAGGGAACCTATACGATGAACCTGGAGGATGGAGTGAAAGTTTCTGTAAAAAGTATCACGTCCCATAAAAAACTGAGAATGGCTTCGAAGGACATTGTGAAGATTGATATTAAACTCGAAGGCCATATCCGGGAGTATACAGGCAGCAAAATCACGCCGGAGGTTATCAAGAAGGTGGAAAGTGAATTCAAAGATACCGTTGAAAAGGAATGTCTGTCAATGATGGAGCACTTTCAGGAATTGGATATTGATCCAATTGGAATAGGTGATCAAGCGTCCCATACCTTTAGGAATTTCAAGATTGACCAATGGAAAAAACAATATCCAAATATAAAGACCGAAGTTAAGGCAGAAATTATTGTCAATGAATCCGGTGTAATTGAATAA
- a CDS encoding polysaccharide biosynthesis protein: MSSFAKGAFLLALAAFFGECLEFFLNMILAKELGEHGMGMYMQMLPIIFFVVVISSLELPISISKFVAEQKKEYHYSMLRHALRFVYKLTGMILIIVLVVLPFLPIFSEYHPLVRYMMFLLVPIVSFSSIARGYFMGVQQMDKIAISNFLRKAVQLLALYFLFHGMQFSESTALFTALAVLIGSEAVVFFYLFTQYLIQYRMMKHGRYHEMNEKEVRKSLMAVSVPTTALRIFNAITNAIQPFLIKGALVISGIGSVMATEQYGLLAGVAMSIGFFPAFLSHSLMVALLPNVSEAYAKQDGERLRTLLQQSMWITCIYGIPAVYLMYWFAEPLTHLFFKSPDASLYLQLLWPYFLFHFFIHPLQAYLIGLGLVKDAFYHSVWSHVVSFLMMYVLGSMGEFQMTGIILGMNMGIILLFLLHYVTICRKIGLSMSLISSNRFT; encoded by the coding sequence ATGAGTTCATTTGCAAAGGGTGCCTTTTTACTGGCGCTGGCGGCTTTCTTTGGCGAGTGTCTGGAGTTTTTTTTGAATATGATTCTGGCGAAAGAACTGGGAGAACACGGAATGGGAATGTACATGCAAATGCTGCCGATTATTTTTTTCGTGGTGGTCATATCGAGTTTGGAGCTTCCTATTTCCATATCGAAATTTGTTGCGGAGCAGAAGAAGGAATATCATTACAGTATGCTTAGGCATGCCCTGAGGTTTGTCTATAAGCTTACAGGGATGATCCTGATTATTGTATTAGTTGTTCTGCCATTTCTTCCGATCTTCTCGGAATACCATCCACTCGTCCGTTATATGATGTTTTTGCTTGTGCCGATTGTATCTTTCTCCTCCATTGCCAGGGGTTATTTTATGGGAGTTCAGCAGATGGACAAAATCGCTATTTCCAATTTTTTGAGAAAAGCGGTTCAGCTTCTTGCGCTCTATTTTCTTTTTCATGGCATGCAATTCAGTGAGAGTACCGCTTTGTTTACAGCATTGGCTGTATTAATCGGCAGTGAAGCAGTCGTTTTCTTCTATTTATTTACTCAATACCTCATTCAATACAGAATGATGAAACATGGGCGTTATCACGAAATGAATGAAAAAGAGGTCCGGAAAAGTTTAATGGCGGTATCTGTCCCCACCACAGCTCTTCGCATTTTTAATGCGATTACAAATGCTATTCAGCCGTTTTTGATAAAAGGAGCATTGGTGATATCTGGTATAGGAAGCGTAATGGCTACTGAACAGTACGGTCTTCTAGCGGGAGTTGCAATGAGCATTGGATTCTTTCCTGCGTTTTTATCTCATTCATTAATGGTCGCATTGCTGCCTAATGTTTCAGAAGCGTATGCTAAACAGGATGGCGAAAGATTGCGGACCTTGCTGCAGCAATCCATGTGGATTACATGTATATACGGGATCCCAGCTGTTTACCTCATGTACTGGTTTGCTGAGCCCCTTACCCATTTATTTTTTAAATCCCCGGATGCCTCTCTTTATTTACAGCTTTTATGGCCCTATTTTCTTTTTCATTTCTTTATTCATCCGCTTCAAGCCTATCTAATTGGATTGGGACTTGTTAAGGATGCTTTTTATCATTCAGTATGGTCCCATGTTGTCTCGTTTTTGATGATGTACGTGCTCGGTTCCATGGGAGAATTTCAAATGACGGGAATTATTCTTGGTATGAACATGGGCATTATTCTCCTTTTTCTCCTTCATTATGTGACGATATGCAGAAAAATTGGATTATCGATGAGCCTGATTTCAAGTAACCGGTTCACTTGA
- a CDS encoding NucA/NucB deoxyribonuclease domain-containing protein has translation MTENKAEAASAYDEVLYFPLDRYPLTGDHIIDAIAAGHSDVCTIDRAGADQNRAESLKGIPTKSGYDRDEWPMAMCEEGGAGADIRYVPYSDNRGSGSWVGNQLEAYPDGTKVLFIVQ, from the coding sequence TTGACAGAGAATAAAGCAGAAGCTGCAAGTGCGTATGATGAGGTCTTATATTTTCCTTTAGACAGATATCCATTAACGGGCGATCACATTATTGATGCAATCGCTGCAGGACACTCCGATGTGTGCACAATTGACCGTGCCGGTGCGGATCAAAACCGTGCGGAATCCTTAAAGGGGATCCCTACAAAATCAGGCTATGACCGTGATGAATGGCCAATGGCTATGTGTGAAGAAGGCGGAGCAGGAGCAGATATCCGCTACGTACCTTATTCAGATAACCGCGGCTCAGGTTCATGGGTTGGAAATCAGCTTGAGGCTTATCCTGATGGAACGAAAGTATTATTCATCGTTCAATAA
- the comJ gene encoding competence protein ComJ has product MNVLAQGEILISYHQFTVYQQGMKRPHFDWPESALEKGFAADLSAAAFAAETSSKALIEVRVSPSGKEPECTIVIPFHVKGTGVEVSSVMSEKMTCELSSGDYMLCMNAISLGKHESTDEQKLKYELTFIPK; this is encoded by the coding sequence ATGAATGTACTAGCTCAAGGAGAAATTCTTATTTCTTATCATCAGTTTACGGTTTACCAGCAAGGGATGAAGCGTCCTCATTTTGACTGGCCGGAGAGTGCTCTTGAAAAAGGGTTTGCCGCAGACCTGAGTGCAGCTGCTTTTGCAGCTGAAACGAGCAGTAAAGCACTTATAGAAGTGCGAGTCAGTCCTTCAGGCAAGGAACCGGAATGCACCATTGTAATACCATTTCATGTGAAGGGTACAGGAGTCGAAGTGAGCAGTGTTATGTCTGAGAAAATGACATGCGAGCTCTCGTCTGGTGACTACATGCTTTGTATGAATGCCATTTCATTGGGGAAGCACGAAAGCACAGATGAACAAAAGTTGAAATATGAGCTAACTTTTATACCTAAGTAG
- a CDS encoding heavy metal translocating P-type ATPase translates to MEKGLTKLNSGWHQYAELTAAILSGLLIAAGWAFQQSYEPISVMLFILAFLIGGFAKAKEGIEETVSERTLNVELLMIFAAIGSAIIGHWMEGAILIFIFSLSGALETYTMNKSQKEISSLMEIQPEEAVRINGDAQQKVHVSELIKGDLILIKPGERVPADGILESGITTVDQSAITGESIPVDKKENDEFYAGTVNLTGSITIRVSRKSEDTLFSKIIQMVQSAQSEKSPSQLFIERFESTYVKAVLAAVGLMMVVPHFALGWSWGETFYRAMVLMVVASPCALVASIMPASLSAISNGAKNGLLFKGGVHLERLSRAKIIAFDKTGTLTKGEPSVTDVNLREGIDTAELFSAAGSIENQSNHPLAKAIVEFTRQVEGVQLKRTEVTEEFGMGITAAWGGNKYFIGKAEFVGKEEALTFADGAARQFAKTGKTVVFVRDEKGIAALFALKDTIRPETKKAIESFKLNGIQTVMLTGDSEQTAKSIAQEAHLDSYRAQCMPEDKLNEIKQLKSKAGVTIMVGDGINDAPALALADVGVAMGEGSEAALETADIVLMKNDLQKLSDAIALSKKMNRIVKQNIVFSMAVIALLICSNFLQILSLPYGVIGHEGSTILVILNGLRLLK, encoded by the coding sequence ATGGAGAAAGGTCTGACTAAGTTAAATTCAGGATGGCATCAGTATGCTGAGTTAACAGCTGCCATTCTCTCAGGTTTGTTAATTGCAGCGGGATGGGCATTTCAGCAAAGCTATGAGCCTATTTCAGTGATGTTATTTATTTTAGCCTTCCTTATCGGAGGTTTTGCCAAAGCTAAGGAGGGGATTGAAGAAACCGTTTCTGAACGGACATTGAATGTTGAACTGCTGATGATCTTTGCCGCCATTGGCTCTGCCATCATTGGCCATTGGATGGAAGGTGCCATCTTAATTTTTATATTTTCACTAAGCGGAGCTTTAGAAACGTATACGATGAATAAAAGTCAAAAGGAAATTTCTTCATTGATGGAAATTCAGCCTGAGGAAGCTGTAAGGATTAATGGTGATGCTCAGCAGAAAGTCCATGTCAGTGAGCTTATAAAGGGGGACCTGATTCTCATTAAACCTGGTGAGCGGGTTCCGGCTGATGGAATTCTCGAGAGCGGAATAACAACGGTTGATCAATCAGCGATAACTGGTGAATCGATACCTGTTGACAAGAAAGAAAACGATGAATTTTATGCGGGTACAGTAAATCTTACCGGGTCCATCACGATTCGGGTAAGCAGGAAAAGTGAGGATACGCTTTTTTCGAAAATCATCCAAATGGTTCAGTCTGCACAATCTGAAAAGTCACCTTCCCAGCTATTTATTGAACGCTTTGAAAGCACGTATGTGAAAGCTGTACTGGCAGCCGTTGGATTAATGATGGTTGTCCCTCATTTTGCATTGGGCTGGAGCTGGGGTGAAACATTTTACCGGGCAATGGTATTAATGGTCGTTGCATCCCCATGTGCGCTTGTCGCATCGATAATGCCGGCCAGTCTATCCGCTATCTCCAACGGAGCAAAAAATGGCCTTTTGTTTAAAGGAGGCGTCCATCTTGAGAGACTATCCAGAGCTAAGATCATTGCCTTTGATAAAACAGGTACTTTAACAAAAGGCGAACCTTCCGTCACGGATGTGAACCTGCGGGAAGGGATTGATACCGCAGAACTATTCAGTGCCGCAGGGTCCATTGAAAATCAATCGAACCATCCTCTTGCAAAAGCCATAGTCGAATTCACCCGTCAAGTGGAGGGGGTTCAGCTGAAGCGGACGGAGGTAACAGAAGAATTCGGCATGGGCATTACAGCGGCTTGGGGTGGAAACAAATATTTTATAGGAAAAGCTGAATTTGTTGGGAAAGAAGAAGCGCTAACATTCGCTGATGGAGCAGCACGGCAGTTTGCGAAAACTGGGAAGACCGTCGTGTTTGTAAGGGATGAGAAAGGAATTGCCGCTTTATTTGCATTAAAAGACACGATCCGTCCTGAAACGAAAAAGGCCATTGAATCCTTTAAATTAAATGGGATTCAAACTGTGATGCTGACCGGCGACAGCGAACAAACAGCGAAATCAATTGCACAAGAAGCACATTTGGATTCCTATCGTGCACAATGCATGCCCGAGGATAAGCTAAATGAGATCAAGCAGCTTAAATCCAAAGCTGGTGTAACCATTATGGTAGGAGATGGGATTAATGACGCGCCTGCACTTGCCCTTGCGGATGTCGGGGTTGCTATGGGGGAAGGGTCGGAAGCGGCACTTGAAACAGCCGATATCGTCCTGATGAAAAATGATCTTCAAAAGCTTTCTGATGCAATTGCTCTTTCAAAAAAAATGAATCGAATTGTTAAGCAGAACATCGTTTTTTCAATGGCAGTCATTGCTCTGCTGATCTGCTCAAATTTCCTTCAAATTCTGAGTTTGCCATACGGTGTGATCGGTCACGAAGGAAGTACCATTCTCGTTATATTAAATGGATTAAGACTTTTAAAATAA